One segment of Anatilimnocola aggregata DNA contains the following:
- a CDS encoding VOC family protein has product MPKAATQRIAAGMHTVTPHLVVDGAAEAIEFYKQAFGAVEEMRLPGPGGRLMHGCVRIGDSKVFLVDENPEWKCLGPKLLKGTPVTIHLSVEDADKTYAQAVAAGATPVMPVGDAFWGDRYGIVADPFGHNWSIAHHQFDVTPEELMEAMKGACGPQP; this is encoded by the coding sequence GTGCCCAAAGCAGCTACCCAACGAATCGCCGCAGGAATGCACACCGTTACACCGCACCTTGTCGTGGACGGGGCTGCTGAGGCGATTGAATTCTATAAGCAGGCCTTCGGCGCGGTCGAAGAGATGCGACTGCCGGGGCCTGGCGGCCGCTTGATGCATGGCTGTGTTCGCATTGGCGACTCAAAGGTGTTTCTGGTCGATGAAAATCCGGAATGGAAGTGTCTCGGGCCGAAATTGCTGAAGGGGACACCGGTCACCATTCACTTGTCGGTCGAAGATGCCGACAAAACCTACGCCCAAGCGGTCGCTGCTGGCGCTACGCCAGTGATGCCCGTTGGCGATGCATTCTGGGGCGATCGCTACGGCATCGTCGCCGACCCCTTTGGCCACAATTGGTCGATCGCGCATCACCAGTTCGACGTCACGCCCGAAGAATTGATGGAAGCCATGAAAGGTGCCTGCGGCCCGCAACCATAG
- a CDS encoding catalase family protein: MSHEIEHRPLVWTEAVESVPADEAADIQQVLAAMRKVLEHGYQQSGQLRRDVHVKSHGCALGTLQVLPNLPAELAQGIFSREQTFEAVVRFSNAASQPQPDYVPDGRGLALKVLGVNGESLLPEGNNLATGGTATQDFVMVNHPVFIARNVKDFLRIEQTLADTADNKLETLKGALTGGDWNPLNWHWREALTAAQIVGKLPAHPASLTYFSMAPIRYGDYIAKYRARSAGEVAGTILALMNQLGQQADAFRVMLKETLRSQHILFEFQVQLCTSAERMPIEDATIEWPESESPYRTVALLLLPRQEIATAEQRVTCDQLSFNVWHAIRAHQPLGGINRLRREAYPLSAAWRKGEMKSPNAD, translated from the coding sequence ATGAGCCACGAAATCGAGCACAGGCCGCTGGTGTGGACCGAAGCGGTGGAATCGGTCCCGGCCGACGAAGCGGCCGATATTCAGCAAGTGCTCGCGGCGATGCGTAAAGTGCTCGAGCACGGCTATCAGCAGAGCGGTCAGTTGCGCCGCGATGTTCATGTAAAATCACACGGCTGCGCGCTTGGGACTTTACAAGTTCTTCCCAATCTCCCGGCTGAATTGGCTCAAGGGATTTTCTCGCGCGAGCAGACATTCGAAGCCGTAGTGCGATTTTCGAATGCCGCCAGTCAACCGCAGCCCGACTACGTGCCCGATGGTCGCGGGCTAGCGCTGAAAGTGCTCGGTGTAAATGGTGAGTCCTTGCTGCCGGAAGGTAACAATCTCGCGACCGGCGGCACCGCCACCCAAGACTTCGTCATGGTGAATCATCCAGTCTTCATCGCCCGGAATGTGAAGGACTTCTTGCGAATCGAGCAAACCCTCGCTGACACTGCCGACAACAAGCTCGAAACGCTCAAGGGCGCGCTCACCGGCGGGGACTGGAATCCGCTGAACTGGCATTGGCGCGAAGCGCTCACTGCTGCACAAATCGTTGGTAAGTTGCCGGCGCATCCGGCCAGCCTGACTTACTTCAGCATGGCCCCGATTCGCTATGGCGATTACATCGCCAAGTATCGCGCGCGGTCGGCCGGCGAGGTTGCCGGTACGATTCTCGCCCTCATGAATCAACTGGGTCAGCAAGCCGATGCGTTCCGGGTCATGCTCAAAGAAACGCTCCGATCGCAGCACATCCTGTTCGAGTTTCAAGTGCAATTGTGCACTTCAGCCGAGCGCATGCCCATCGAAGATGCGACGATTGAATGGCCAGAAAGCGAATCCCCCTATCGCACGGTGGCCTTGCTGCTTTTGCCGCGGCAAGAAATCGCGACCGCTGAACAGCGAGTGACTTGCGACCAGCTTTCGTTCAACGTCTGGCATGCAATTCGCGCACATCAACCGCTCGGCGGCATCAATCGCCTCAGACGCGAAGCCTATCCACTTTCCGCAGCGTGGCGGAAAGGGGAAATGAAATCACCGAACGCTGATTAA
- a CDS encoding EF-hand domain-containing protein — MKKFFALLFVLGLCTPALMAQDKKADPAEQFKKMDKNSDGKISKEEFIGKRTGDKATKAEEGFKKKDKDGDGSLSMEEFAPKKKAK; from the coding sequence ATGAAGAAGTTTTTCGCATTGCTGTTTGTTCTCGGTCTCTGCACGCCAGCGTTGATGGCTCAAGACAAGAAGGCCGATCCAGCCGAACAGTTCAAGAAGATGGACAAGAACAGCGACGGCAAGATCAGCAAGGAAGAATTCATCGGCAAGCGGACTGGCGACAAGGCCACCAAGGCCGAAGAAGGCTTCAAGAAAAAGGACAAAGACGGTGACGGGTCGCTGAGCATGGAAGAATTCGCCCCGAAAAAGAAGGCGAAGTAG
- a CDS encoding sialate O-acetylesterase: MITRCKFLSLSLFGLALSLAPISWAADEVKLPAKDKFHLFLLVGQSNMAGRGKVEAEDQKPHERVLMLNKEGAWVPAADPLHFDKSSAGVGLGKTFGKVIADANPEITVGLIPCAVGGSPIDSWKPGVFYKATNSHPWDDAIRRAKLAQEKGVLKGMLWHQGESDSSAKSAPAYGDKLQKLVGAFRQELQADVPFLVGQLGQYDDVPWDDNRKIVDQAHRDLAKQVKQAAFVPSDGLKHKGDKVHFDSAGLREFGKRYADAYLKLAKANP, translated from the coding sequence ATGATTACACGCTGCAAGTTCCTCAGTCTGTCCCTATTTGGCCTGGCACTCTCGCTAGCTCCAATTTCCTGGGCTGCCGATGAAGTCAAGCTGCCCGCCAAGGACAAATTTCATCTCTTCCTGCTCGTCGGGCAGTCGAACATGGCTGGTCGTGGCAAAGTCGAAGCGGAAGACCAGAAACCCCACGAGCGGGTGCTGATGCTCAACAAAGAGGGTGCCTGGGTGCCCGCAGCCGATCCGCTTCACTTCGACAAATCATCCGCGGGCGTGGGCCTGGGTAAGACCTTCGGCAAGGTAATCGCCGACGCCAATCCCGAGATCACCGTCGGGCTCATCCCCTGCGCCGTGGGCGGTTCCCCCATCGACTCTTGGAAGCCGGGCGTGTTCTACAAGGCGACCAACAGCCATCCGTGGGACGACGCCATCCGCCGCGCAAAACTGGCTCAAGAAAAAGGAGTGCTGAAAGGAATGCTCTGGCATCAGGGCGAATCGGACTCTTCTGCCAAGTCAGCCCCTGCCTATGGAGACAAACTGCAAAAGCTGGTGGGCGCGTTTCGCCAAGAGCTACAGGCTGACGTCCCGTTCTTGGTTGGCCAACTCGGCCAGTACGACGATGTCCCCTGGGACGACAATCGCAAGATTGTCGACCAGGCTCACCGCGACCTGGCCAAGCAAGTCAAGCAGGCCGCCTTCGTCCCCTCCGACGGTCTCAAGCATAAGGGGGACAAAGTCCACTTCGATTCGGCCGGCCTCCGCGAATTCGGCAAGCGCTATGCCGATGCTTATCTCAAGCTGGCGAAGGCCAATCCCTAG
- a CDS encoding nuclear transport factor 2 family protein, whose protein sequence is MDNPTPSMAAETQALREAYAALNRNDIPAFMKLFDPQIERIEHFDFPGGGSHHGLAAVTAHVAQGRGTWAEGSCEPQRFIVAGERVIAFIYVRVRLKTETERREGETVDVYTFRNGKVIQFHTFVDKRQALEWAGANTSEAN, encoded by the coding sequence ATGGACAATCCGACGCCGTCGATGGCGGCTGAGACACAAGCGCTCCGGGAGGCCTATGCCGCCCTCAACCGGAACGATATTCCCGCATTTATGAAGCTGTTTGACCCGCAGATCGAGCGGATCGAACACTTCGACTTTCCAGGAGGCGGGTCCCATCATGGGCTCGCAGCAGTGACGGCGCACGTAGCGCAGGGGCGCGGCACCTGGGCCGAAGGAAGTTGCGAGCCGCAGCGGTTCATCGTCGCTGGGGAACGGGTCATCGCGTTCATTTACGTGCGAGTGAGACTGAAAACGGAGACGGAGCGGCGCGAAGGGGAGACCGTGGATGTCTATACCTTTCGCAACGGCAAGGTCATTCAGTTTCACACCTTCGTCGACAAGCGGCAGGCTCTCGAATGGGCTGGGGCCAATACTTCCGAAGCAAACTGA